One segment of Terriglobia bacterium DNA contains the following:
- a CDS encoding nicotinamidase has protein sequence MKSGDALLVVDVQNDFCPGGALAVKRGDEVVPVLNQWIQEAQRLGVAIYASRDWHPPDHISFKARGGPWPPHCVQGTAGAAFHPDLKLPANAQIISKAEKADEDSYSAFGGTNLGERLHRSGTKRVWIGGLTQDYCVRETSLDALREGFEVHVIVDATLAVDLHPDDGRHALEDIQRAGAILEQS, from the coding sequence ATGAAGAGCGGTGATGCTCTGCTCGTGGTGGATGTCCAGAACGACTTCTGCCCCGGCGGAGCTCTGGCGGTCAAGCGGGGTGATGAGGTCGTTCCTGTCCTTAATCAATGGATTCAGGAAGCTCAACGCCTTGGCGTCGCCATCTATGCCTCGCGCGACTGGCATCCCCCGGACCACATCTCGTTCAAAGCCCGGGGCGGTCCCTGGCCTCCGCACTGCGTTCAAGGCACGGCAGGAGCGGCTTTTCACCCCGATCTGAAATTACCGGCAAATGCCCAGATCATCAGCAAGGCCGAAAAAGCGGATGAAGACAGCTACTCGGCGTTCGGTGGAACGAACCTCGGCGAACGACTGCACCGCTCCGGAACCAAAAGGGTCTGGATCGGCGGTTTGACCCAGGATTACTGCGTTCGCGAAACTTCCCTCGACGCGCTTCGAGAAGGGTTCGAAGTACATGTGATCGTCGACGCGACGCTCGCCGTCGATCTCCATCCGGACGACGGCCGGCACGCCCTGGAGGATATCCAGCGCGCCGGCGCGATTCTCGAGCAATCATGA
- a CDS encoding nicotinate phosphoribosyltransferase, whose product MTGWVDDSNAALLTDLYELTMLQSYFDEGMNGPAVFDLFMRRLPPSRNYLVACGLEHVLHYLEKLSFSDEAIAFLRSLKRFSEPFLESLKSFRFTGDVYAMAEGSVLFANEPFIEIVAPLREAQFVETFLMNQTQMSTLAASKSARVVRAAQGRSVVDFGARRMQGADAAIKQPRAYYIAGVDSTSSVLAGQMWDIPVAGTMAHSYILAFQDETVAFRRFLRAYPNAILLIDTFDVDKAVEHLIGLAREMGPEFRVSGVRLDSGDLEKHARNVRRQLDAAGLTQVKIYASSSLDEYMIRKIVTGNIPIDGFGVGRNLATSADVPVLDTAYKLVEYAGQAKMKLSESKATLPGRKQVYRERSGREMTRDIIGLADERNVPGEPLLHKVMENGRRTAPPEPLSQCRARCKADLDAIPARLHNLSKADPDYPVDLSPQLSQLVSSILSPL is encoded by the coding sequence ATGACGGGCTGGGTTGACGACTCCAACGCGGCGCTGCTCACGGATCTCTACGAGTTGACGATGCTGCAGTCGTATTTCGATGAAGGCATGAACGGCCCCGCCGTATTCGACCTCTTCATGCGGAGGCTGCCCCCAAGCCGGAACTACCTTGTCGCCTGCGGCCTCGAACATGTTCTGCACTACCTCGAGAAACTCTCATTCAGCGACGAAGCGATCGCTTTTCTGCGATCGCTGAAACGCTTTTCGGAGCCGTTCCTGGAGAGCCTGAAGAGTTTCCGGTTCACCGGCGACGTTTACGCGATGGCCGAAGGCTCGGTCCTGTTCGCCAACGAGCCGTTTATCGAAATTGTCGCGCCTCTTCGTGAAGCGCAGTTTGTCGAAACCTTTCTGATGAACCAGACACAGATGTCGACGCTTGCCGCATCGAAATCGGCCCGCGTGGTGCGTGCAGCACAAGGCCGTTCCGTGGTCGATTTCGGGGCCCGCCGGATGCAGGGCGCCGACGCGGCGATCAAGCAGCCGAGGGCGTACTACATCGCCGGCGTCGATTCGACGTCGAGCGTTCTGGCCGGCCAGATGTGGGATATTCCCGTCGCCGGAACGATGGCGCACAGCTACATTCTGGCTTTTCAGGATGAGACCGTCGCATTCCGCCGTTTCCTTCGCGCATATCCGAATGCCATTCTTCTGATCGATACATTCGATGTCGACAAAGCCGTCGAGCACCTCATCGGCCTGGCCCGCGAAATGGGCCCGGAGTTTCGTGTCTCCGGTGTCCGCCTGGATTCCGGCGATCTCGAGAAACATGCCAGAAATGTGCGGCGCCAACTCGATGCCGCCGGCTTGACGCAGGTGAAGATTTACGCCAGCAGCAGCCTGGATGAGTACATGATCAGGAAGATCGTAACCGGCAACATTCCGATCGATGGATTCGGCGTCGGCCGGAATCTGGCCACGTCGGCTGATGTGCCCGTCCTCGATACCGCTTATAAACTTGTCGAGTACGCCGGCCAGGCCAAGATGAAGCTATCGGAATCCAAGGCGACGCTTCCCGGCCGCAAGCAGGTGTATCGCGAACGATCCGGCCGGGAGATGACTCGCGACATCATCGGCCTGGCCGATGAGCGGAATGTTCCCGGAGAACCCCTGCTGCACAAAGTGATGGAGAACGGCCGGAGAACCGCACCTCCCGAACCCCTCAGCCAATGCCGCGCCCGCTGCAAAGCCGACCTCGACGCGATTCCCGCGCGCCTGCATAACCTGTCAAAGGCCGACCCGGATTATCCAGTCGATCTCAGCCCGCAATTGTCGCAGCTGGTTTCCTCCATACTGTCCCCCTTATAA